From Toxorhynchites rutilus septentrionalis strain SRP chromosome 2, ASM2978413v1, whole genome shotgun sequence, a single genomic window includes:
- the LOC129769160 gene encoding uncharacterized protein LOC129769160, which yields MLRSAWIVLVVIGVSFECFAISGRVLDRFKARVDERIVRRYRIREWNAQTRLGSTPNQMTQQDTGGVTANNNATADNHIHQEGGPIMDEEHSKMEVSESDLISAGLGQRRFQEANKIFERNVLFRFYQSGNLTKTTTVGENPLLSGTNCSTTEKFSIIAHGWHENCYETFWIGDLEENLRVHRGGCVICMDYSTFSSGGYPYLFKRFNNLSGVLLKFLRSLQYEGMQFENLYMFGFSFGAQLVLDAGNQIGFNVIEEIDTCDMAGPGFDQDRFFKGINFRNAAQNVQCIHTSTDKGTKLMNKCHQDWRMGQCGFKQPAAGKPPLGSHGLCPVFYNLAFSEGFYAEPRPSTCEIVKDRETDYPTGFRMGYMEKRKRKVQGELYAQTTDVYPYTNSFDQLWLND from the exons ATGTTGCGATCAGCGTGGATTGTTTTGGTAGTGATTGGTGTGTCTTTCGAGTGCTTCGCCATATCCGGCCGAGTTTTGGATCGGTTCAAAGCGCGCGTGGATGAACGGATCGTTCGTCGGTATCGGATCCGGGAATGGAATGCACAAACCAGACTCGGTAGCACTCCAAACCAGATGACCCAGCAGGATACTGGTGGTGTGACAGCGAACAACAATGCTACCGCCGATAATCACATCCACCAGGAGGGCGGACCAATAATGGACGAGGAACATTCCAAAATGGAAGTCAGTGAAAGTGATCTTATCAGCGCGGGTTTGGGACAGCGACGGTTTCAAGAGGCGAATAAAATATTTGAGAGGAATGTCTTATTCCGGTTCTATCAGAG CGGCAACTTGACGAAAACAACGACCGTTGGCGAAAATCCGTTGCTCTCCGGGACCAATTGCTCGACGACAGAAAAGTTTTCCATAATCGCTCACGGATGGCACGAGAACTGCTACGAGACGTTCTGGATTGGTGATCTGGAAGAGAATCTACGGGTTCACCGCGGGGGCTGCGTGATTTGTATGGACTACTCTACCTTCTCCAGCGGGGGCTATCCGTATCTGTTCAAACGTTTCAACAACTTAAGTGGGGTGCTCCTGAAATTTCTTCGATCACTGCAGTATGAAGGGATGCAGTTCGAAAACCTGTACATGTTTGGTTTCAGCTTCGGAGCCCAGCTGGTGCTGGATGCTGGCAATCAGATAGGCTTCAACGTAATTGAAGAAATCGATACCTGTGATATGGCGGGCCCAGGTTTTGACCAGGACCGATTCTTCAAGGGGATCAACTTCCGGAATGCGGCACAGAATGTGCAGTGCATCCATACGAGCACCGACAAGGGTACCAAGCTGATGAACAAATGCCACCAAGACTGGCGGATGGGCCAGTGTGGATTCAAACAACCGGCGGCGGGAAAACCGCCCTTGGGCTCGCACGGACTTTGTCCGGTGTTCTACAACTTGGCATTCAGCGAAGGGTTTTACGCCGAACCAAGACCGTCCACCTGTGAGATCGTGAAGGACCGTGAGACAGATTACCCAACTGGGTTCAGGATGGGGTATATGGAGAAGCGAAAAAG GAAAGTACAGGGCGAACTGTACGCCCAAACAACGGATGTCTACCCCTACACCAACAGCTTTGACCAACTATGGCTGAATGATTGA